In one Cyclopterus lumpus isolate fCycLum1 chromosome 22, fCycLum1.pri, whole genome shotgun sequence genomic region, the following are encoded:
- the LOC117751550 gene encoding uncharacterized protein LOC117751550 — MSFCRQGIHSDAEWLEANLGSFSQYTSYSELKVFNLSGVAVVDSLSPNQTAELLLDQDSSILENKTLVTKVLKKLTKDPEDKQLAMFFQAFALMSKQKNITLIRNAGVRDTILNLTLTALAPKFKEFDPEDFEQWFQVNLFPVLASLHPGSLVVIPMQGDPVNGPQQQQPSLSHALEALGEIRIANFSQAQLQNEDFVNSWFQTKIHPFLASPSPNFLFCLSSKNLSCKTYQTVIQAFNSQKAFMERERKSAVFTHFIKPFLSRNDSSDPGCVSLINGSGEWVQVNFGSFSRFATLQDLQALNANFSSAGSLSVLTPTQVAQFTLSSGALNDTDQIDHVFEVLEDGDALENVNEFLTQLTASGKVPDFQPAVRDRAMNRTFNIISPHFLRFNREDWFSWFHLILKSILPSFSPMMLKNATANINCTNYHVVVSGMAKASPALALQRKKEITEVLIGYLNRSASVINKPVCRQGIHSDAEWLEANLGSFSQYTSYSELKVFNLSGVAVVDSLSPNQTAELLLDQDSSILENKTLVTKVLKKLTKDPEDKQLAMFFQAFALMSKQKNITLIRNAGVRDTILNLTLTALAPKFKEFDPEDFEQWFQVNLFPVLASLHPGSLVVIPSNISCASYAAILTGLRQNVESLELQDSHSLRSSIKYLKETFPRCSVPDSFMCKETPVNEDLICAAVNRSQVKLSVGNSSEALCNLSITEHACTLATNLTASNLVTLMNCSLESQRSYPVEVWKLFFKETSPALDQALVTYASMAPNNSNPSLSHALEALGEIRIANFSQAQLQNEDFVNSWFQTKIHPFLASPSPNFLFCLSSKNLSCKTYQTVIQAFNSQKAFMERERKSAVFTHFIKPFLSRNDSSDPGCVSLINGSGEWVQVNFGSFSRFATLQDLQALNANFSSAGSLSVLTPTQVAQFTLSSGALNDTDQIDHVFEVLEDGDALENVNEFLTQLTASGKVPDFQPAVRDRAMNRTFNIISPHFLRFNREDWFSWFHLILKSILPSFSPMMLKNATANINCTNYHVVVSGMAKASPALALQRKKKSQKF; from the exons TTTGCAGGCAGGGAATTCACAGTGATGCAGAATGGCTTGAAGCAAACCTGGGTTCCTTTTCCCAATACACATCATACTCTGAACTCAAAGTCTTCAACCTCTCTGGA GTGGCAGTTGTGGACTCCCTCTCACCAAACCAGACGGCTGAGCTGCTCCTGGATCAAGACAGCAGCATTTTGGAGAATAAGACCCTCGTAACGAAAGTGTTGAAGAAATTGACAAAGGACCCTGAAGATAAGCAGTTGGCGATGTTTTTCCAGGCCTTTGCTTTGATGTCCAAGCAG AAAAACATCACCCTCATCAGAAATGCAGGTGTACGAGACACCATCTTGAACCTGACCTTGACAGCCCTTGCTCCTAAATTTAAAGAATTTGACCCTGAAGACTTTGAGCAGTGGTTCCAGGTCAACTTGTTTCCTGTGTTGGCGAGCCTCCACCCTGGCAGCTTGGTGGTGATACCCA TGCAAGGAGACCCGGTTAATG GCCCCCAACAACAGCAACCGTCATTGTCACATGCGCTTGAGGCTCTTGGGGAGATAAGAATTGCCAACTTCAGCCAGGCACAACTGCAGAATGAGGACTTTGTAAACAGCTGGTTCCAGACAAAGATTCATCCGTTTCTGGCCTCTCCATCCCCCAACTTCCTATTCTGCCTAAGCTCCAAGAACTTGAGCTGCAAGACATACCAGACTGT CATCCAGGCATTCAACAGCCAAAAGGCATtcatggaaagagaaagaaagtcagcAGTCTTCACTCATTTCATCAAGCCCTTCCTTTCAAGAAATGACTCATCAG ATCCTGGCTGTGTCTCATTGATCAACGGTAGTGGAGAGTGGGTACAGGTAAACTTTGGCAGCTTCTCTCGTTTCGCAACCCTGCAGGATCTGCAAGCCCTCAATGCCAACTTCTCCAGT gcCGGATCGTTGTCTGTGCTCACTCCTACTCAGGTGGCACAGTTCACACTGAGCTCAGGCGCTTTGAATGACACAGACCAAATAGACCATGTGTTTGAGGTTCTCGAGGATGGTGATGCTCTGGAAAATGTGAATGAATTCCTGACACAGTTGACAGCAAGTGGAAAG GTCCCTGATTTCCAACCTGCTGTGAGAGATCGTGCGATGAATAGGACCTTCAACATCATCAGTCCGCATTTCCTACGATTCAACAGAGAAGACTGGTTTTCTTGGTTCCATCTGATACTGAAGTCGATCCTCCCAAGTTTCAGCCCAATGATGCTCAAGAATGCAACTGCAAATATAAACTGCACAAACTACCATGTCGT TGTGAGTGGGATGGCCAAAGCTTCCCCTGCGTTGGcgttgcaaagaaaaaaagaaatcacagaagTTCTGATTGGCTACCTGAATAGATCTGCCAGTGTCATCAACAAGCCAG TTTGCAGGCAGGGAATTCACAGTGATGCAGAATGGCTTGAAGCAAACCTGGGTTCCTTTTCCCAATACACATCATACTCTGAACTCAAAGTCTTCAACCTCTCTGGA GTGGCAGTTGTGGACTCCCTCTCACCAAACCAGACGGCTGAGCTGCTCCTGGATCAAGACAGCAGCATTTTGGAGAATAAGACCCTCGTAACGAAAGTGTTGAAGAAATTGACAAAGGACCCTGAAGATAAGCAGTTGGCGATGTTTTTCCAGGCCTTTGCTTTGATGTCCAAGCAG AAAAACATCACCCTCATCAGAAATGCAGGTGTACGAGACACCATCTTGAACCTGACCTTGACAGCCCTTGCTCCTAAATTTAAAGAATTTGACCCTGAAGACTTTGAGCAGTGGTTCCAGGTCAACTTGTTTCCTGTGTTGGCGAGCCTCCACCCTGGCAGCTTGGTGGTGATACCCAGTAACATCAGCTGTGCATCCTACGCAGCTAT ACTCACTGGTCTTCGGCAAAATGTGGAATCCCTGGAACTGCAGGATTCACACAGTTTGAGATCAAGCATAAAGTATCTCAAGGAGACATTTCCAC GTTGCTCAGTTCCAGATTCCTTCATG TGCAAGGAGACCCCGGTTAATG AGGACCTCATCTGTGCTGCAGTTAATAG ATCACAAGTCAAACTGTCTGTTGGCAATTCCTCTGAAGCCCTGTGCAATTTAAGCATCACTGAACATGCCTGTACCTTG gcTACAAATCTCACAGCCAGCAACTTGGTCACACTGATGAACTGCTCACTGGAAAGCCAAAGGTCTTACCCCGTTGAGGTCTGGAAGCTTTTCTTCAAGGAAACTTCTCCGGCACTAGACCAGGCTCTTGTGACATACGCCAGCATG GCCCCCAACAACAGCAACCCGTCATTGTCACATGCGCTTGAGGCTCTTGGGGAGATAAGAATTGCCAACTTCAGCCAGGCACAACTGCAGAATGAGGACTTTGTAAACAGCTGGTTCCAGACAAAGATTCATCCGTTTCTGGCCTCTCCATCCCCCAACTTCCTATTCTGCCTAAGCTCCAAGAACTTGAGCTGCAAGACATACCAGACTGT CATCCAGGCATTCAACAGCCAAAAGGCATtcatggaaagagaaagaaagtcagcAGTCTTCACTCATTTCATCAAGCCCTTCCTTTCAAGAAATGACTCATCAG ATCCTGGCTGTGTCTCATTGATCAACGGTAGTGGAGAGTGGGTACAGGTAAACTTTGGCAGCTTCTCTCGTTTCGCAACCCTGCAGGATCTGCAAGCCCTCAATGCCAACTTCTCCAGT gcCGGATCGTTGTCTGTGCTCACTCCTACTCAGGTGGCACAGTTCACACTGAGCTCAGGCGCTTTGAATGACACAGACCAAATAGACCATGTGTTTGAGGTTCTCGAGGATGGTGATGCTCTGGAAAATGTGAATGAATTCCTGACACAGTTGACAGCAAGTGGAAAG GTCCCTGATTTCCAACCTGCTGTGAGAGATCGTGCGATGAATAGGACCTTCAACATCATCAGTCCGCATTTCCTACGATTCAACAGAGAAGACTGGTTTTCTTGGTTCCATCTGATACTGAAGTCGATCCTCCCAAGTTTCAGCCCAATGATGCTCAAGAATGCAACTGCAAATATAAACTGCACAAACTACCATGTCGT TGTGAGTGGGATGGCCAAAGCTTCCCCTGCGTTGGCgttgcaaagaaaaaagaaatcacagaagTTCTGA